The Ruegeria sp. YS9 genome contains a region encoding:
- a CDS encoding DUF2946 family protein — protein MPTVRPPHSLFDRVSRAVCGLVGVFLLLLQMLGPVLASPGDSMWIEICSEAGAVWVEVDLEEGTDDPTAPCPKCADCALCAVTVAAPLPDLPLLTQSGNVQIVPAAIGDLCILYNSRRLWPETRGPPVATQEKSERALRASVAFTQVNGGAPWS, from the coding sequence ATGCCCACCGTCCGCCCCCCGCATAGCCTGTTTGATCGCGTGTCCCGCGCGGTGTGCGGTTTGGTGGGTGTTTTCCTGTTGCTTTTGCAGATGCTTGGCCCGGTGCTGGCGAGTCCCGGGGACAGCATGTGGATCGAGATCTGCTCGGAGGCAGGGGCGGTCTGGGTTGAAGTGGACCTTGAGGAAGGCACTGATGACCCGACCGCACCTTGCCCGAAATGCGCCGATTGCGCGCTGTGCGCGGTGACAGTGGCAGCCCCGCTGCCAGACCTGCCGCTGCTGACGCAATCCGGAAATGTACAGATTGTACCCGCTGCAATCGGGGATCTGTGCATTTTGTACAACTCAAGGCGACTGTGGCCCGAAACCCGAGGGCCCCCGGTTGCGACCCAAGAAAAATCTGAACGCGCCCTGCGCGCGTCCGTGGCGTTCACTCAAGTAAACGGAGGTGCGCCGTGGTCGTAA
- a CDS encoding nitrite reductase — MKIGALCSILGAGVAWADAPSDYAEHCASCHGENRLGGVGPALIPETLKRMRGPRVAAVIAEGRAATQMPAFSHELDALQIEELAGWLKSPLESDPEWGEAEILTSRMLDEEYVPVDAPVWDSDPMNITLVVETGDHHVSVLDGDTFEVLDRFETPFAVHGGPKFSPDGRYVFIMSRDGWVQKYDIWALKQVGRVRAGLNSRNIAMSGDGKWVAVANYLPNSLTVLSTEDLSVAKVIEVKSKKGVPSRVSAVYQAPPRESFVLALKDVPEIWEVFYGANPPQSGLGHDFRIEGQFKNPDPFPVRKITTPDYLDDFFFDQSYEYVMGASRDGKGGQVIDLVIGHKVADLDLPGMPHLGSGITWKHGDTTVMATPHLTDGAVSVIDMESWETVKRIKTEGPGFFMRSHENSPYVWADVFFGPNKDAMHVIDKQSLEIVKTLRPAPGKTVAHVEFTRDGSHALVSIWEDDGAVIVYDAQTLEEIRRLPMRKPSGKYNVWNKITFSEGTSH; from the coding sequence ATGAAGATTGGGGCATTATGCTCGATCCTTGGCGCGGGTGTCGCCTGGGCCGACGCGCCTTCGGACTATGCGGAGCATTGTGCATCCTGTCATGGCGAGAACCGTCTGGGCGGTGTTGGCCCCGCGTTGATCCCTGAAACGCTCAAACGCATGCGGGGTCCCCGGGTTGCCGCGGTAATCGCGGAAGGGCGCGCCGCGACACAAATGCCGGCCTTCTCGCACGAGCTGGATGCTCTGCAAATCGAAGAGCTGGCCGGTTGGTTGAAATCGCCGTTGGAATCCGACCCCGAATGGGGCGAGGCCGAGATATTGACCAGCCGGATGCTGGACGAGGAATATGTGCCGGTGGATGCGCCCGTCTGGGACAGCGACCCGATGAACATCACGCTGGTGGTGGAAACCGGAGATCACCATGTCAGCGTTCTGGATGGCGACACGTTCGAGGTTCTGGACCGGTTCGAAACCCCCTTCGCCGTGCATGGCGGTCCAAAATTCAGCCCGGATGGGCGGTATGTCTTCATCATGTCCCGCGACGGATGGGTCCAGAAGTACGACATTTGGGCCCTGAAGCAGGTGGGCCGTGTGCGTGCCGGCCTGAACAGCCGTAACATCGCCATGTCCGGCGATGGCAAATGGGTGGCTGTAGCCAACTATCTGCCCAACAGCCTGACGGTGTTGTCCACCGAAGACCTTTCAGTCGCAAAGGTCATCGAGGTCAAAAGCAAGAAGGGCGTGCCCAGCCGCGTTTCGGCTGTCTATCAGGCCCCTCCGCGGGAAAGCTTTGTTCTGGCGCTGAAGGATGTGCCCGAGATTTGGGAAGTGTTCTACGGTGCCAATCCCCCGCAATCCGGGCTTGGTCATGATTTCCGCATCGAAGGCCAGTTCAAGAACCCCGACCCCTTCCCGGTGCGCAAGATCACCACACCTGACTATCTGGACGATTTCTTTTTCGACCAGAGTTATGAATATGTCATGGGAGCGTCCCGCGATGGCAAGGGCGGACAAGTGATTGATCTGGTGATCGGGCACAAGGTGGCCGATCTGGATTTGCCCGGAATGCCGCATCTGGGCTCGGGCATCACATGGAAACACGGCGATACGACCGTGATGGCCACGCCGCACCTGACAGACGGCGCCGTGTCGGTGATCGACATGGAAAGCTGGGAAACCGTCAAACGGATCAAGACCGAGGGCCCCGGGTTCTTCATGCGCAGCCATGAGAACTCGCCTTATGTCTGGGCCGATGTTTTCTTTGGCCCCAACAAGGACGCAATGCACGTCATCGACAAGCAAAGCCTTGAAATCGTAAAGACCCTGCGCCCCGCTCCCGGAAAAACCGTGGCCCATGTCGAGTTCACCAGGGATGGCAGCCACGCGCTGGTTTCGATCTGGGAAGATGACGGCGCGGTGATCGTTTATGACGCGCAGACGCTGGAAGAAATCCGCCGCCTGCCGATGCGCAAACCTTCGGGGAAATACAATGTCTGGAACAAGATCACCTTCTCGGAAGGAACCAGCCACTGA
- the nirJ gene encoding heme d1 biosynthesis radical SAM protein NirJ, whose translation MFRLTEYMHQLVKPTPVRKRRPGPVKPVVIWNLTRRCNLKCRHCYTVSADVAFPGELSHEQAMVTLEDLGQFRVPALILSGGEPLDRFDFFDIAKRARDLVPMLALSTNGTRIYDETADMIADVGFNYVGISLDGIGATNDWFRGVEGAFADALRGVRECKKRGIKVGLRFCLTEGTQHHLPDLLSLCDDEGVDKFYLSHLVYAGRGDKNRGEDAAHQRTRKGLDLLLERAWEAASGGRPLDIVTGNNDADAGYFLNWIRTHFDAEKAAHVRAHLAAWGGNSSGLGVANIDNLGRVHPDTYWSDYTVGNVKTKSFSELWTSDDPMLAMLRTRPRPLKGRCGTCELKDVCGGNTRIRALQLTGDPWAEDPACYLSNQEIGVDEAGERLQVTPFRGKSHDPAHQFF comes from the coding sequence ATGTTCCGCCTGACCGAATACATGCATCAACTGGTCAAACCGACTCCGGTGCGCAAGCGTCGCCCCGGCCCGGTAAAGCCGGTTGTGATCTGGAATTTGACGCGGCGCTGTAACCTGAAGTGCCGCCATTGCTACACCGTCTCGGCGGATGTCGCGTTCCCGGGGGAGCTCAGCCATGAGCAAGCCATGGTAACCCTTGAGGATCTGGGCCAATTTCGCGTCCCAGCCCTGATCCTCTCGGGTGGGGAACCGCTGGACCGGTTCGATTTCTTCGACATCGCAAAACGGGCCCGTGATCTGGTGCCAATGCTGGCCTTGTCGACCAACGGCACCCGGATTTACGACGAAACCGCCGATATGATTGCGGATGTGGGCTTCAACTATGTCGGCATCTCGCTGGACGGGATCGGAGCGACGAATGACTGGTTCCGTGGCGTCGAAGGGGCTTTTGCAGACGCCTTGCGCGGCGTGCGAGAATGCAAAAAGCGCGGCATCAAGGTTGGCCTGCGGTTCTGCCTGACCGAAGGCACGCAACATCACTTGCCTGACTTGCTGAGCCTTTGTGATGATGAAGGTGTCGACAAGTTCTACCTGTCGCATCTTGTCTATGCGGGACGCGGCGACAAGAACCGGGGCGAAGATGCCGCGCATCAGCGCACGCGCAAAGGCCTGGATCTGTTGCTGGAACGCGCCTGGGAAGCCGCATCGGGCGGTCGTCCGCTGGATATCGTGACGGGGAACAATGACGCTGATGCCGGGTATTTCCTGAACTGGATTCGCACGCATTTCGACGCCGAAAAAGCGGCACATGTGCGCGCGCACCTGGCCGCGTGGGGCGGGAACTCAAGTGGTTTGGGCGTCGCCAATATCGACAACCTTGGCCGGGTCCATCCAGACACTTACTGGTCCGATTACACGGTGGGCAACGTAAAGACCAAATCGTTTTCCGAACTCTGGACCAGCGATGATCCGATGCTTGCGATGCTCCGCACCCGCCCACGCCCGCTGAAGGGGCGCTGCGGAACCTGCGAACTCAAGGACGTGTGCGGCGGCAATACCCGCATCCGCGCCTTGCAATTGACCGGTGATCCATGGGCCGAGGATCCGGCCTGTTACCTGTCCAACCAGGAAATCGGTGTGGATGAAGCAGGGGAACGCCTTCAGGTCACACCGTTTCGGGGGAAAAGCCATGATCCGGCGCATCAGTTCTTTTGA